The sequence below is a genomic window from Bosea sp. F3-2.
GTCGAGCGGGAAGCCGGATGTGGTGATCGCGGCGGCACCCATCGGGCAGAGATCGAGGAGCTCGCGCGCCTGCATCAGACGCTGGTGATCGCGCAGCATCACCTCGATGGCGGCGGCGAGATAATGGCCTAGCGTCGAGGGCTGGGCTGGCTGGCCGTGGGTATAGGCGACGATCAGCGTCGCCCGCTCGCGCTCGGCCAGCGTCAGCGCGGCCGCAATGACGGCGCGCAGGCGCGCGGCGAGCCGGTCGAGCCGCGGCTTCAGCGCCAGCTTGAACAAGGTGTGGTCGATGTCGTTGCGGGACCGACCGGTGTGCAGCCGGCCGTCATCCTCCGGTTTCAGGCGCTTGCGCAGCTCGGCTTCGACCAGGAAGAAATAATCCTCGACCTCGCCGGTGTAGCTCAGGGTCGCGGGAGCGATTTCCTGCTCGATCGCGGCGAGCGCGCGGGCGATCTCCGCAGCCGTAATATGCGGCAGGATGCCGGTCTCGGCCAGCATCACGAGATGGGCCCGGTCGATGGCGCGGAAGCCCTCGACGTGATGGGTCTTCGCTCCGTCGAAGAGCGGGCGCAGCACCGTCTCCTTGTAGACCGGATCGGGAAAGACGGATGTGTCGCGCAGGCGCGGGTCGGTGTTGTCAGTCATCGGACCTTATCCCTTCAGCCCGGCGAGCACGACACCACGGACGATGTAGCGCTGCAGCACCAGGAAGACGGTGAGCGTCGGCAGGGTGGCGAGCGCCGCCCCCGTCATGATCAGCTCCCATTGCACCTGCGCCTCCACGGCGAAGCTCGTGAGGCCGACAGGGAGCGTGTAGAGTTCCTTGCTCGTCGTCACGATCAGCGGCCAGATGAAGGCCGTCCAGTTGCCCAGGAAGGTGAAGATCGCGAGGGCCGAGAGCGCCGGCGTCACCAGCGGCATGGCGATGCGCCAGAAGATCGCGAATTCGTTGAGGCCGTCGACGCGCGCCGCCTCGAGGAAATCGTTCGGCACCGTCTCGAAGAACTGCTTCATCAGGAAGGTACCGAAGGCGGTCATGAGCCCTGGGAACATGATGCCCCAATAGCTGTCGAGCCAACCGAAGTTCTTGGCCATGACGTACCAGGGGATGACCAGCATCTCGGTCGGGATCATCAGCGTCGAGAGGATGGCGATGAAAACGAGATAGCGGCCGCGGAACTGGAATTTCGCCAGCGTGTAGCCGACCAGGCTGTCGAAAAAGACGTTGGAGAGCGTCACGACGGCCGCGATGCCGAAGGAATTCGCGAACCAGCGCAGGAAGCGGCCGTCCGACAGCACCGTGACATAGTTTTCCAACGTCGGATGCGCCGGGAAGAAGGCGAGATCGTAGATCTCGGAGGAATCCTTCAGCGAGGTCGCGAACATGAAGGCGAGCGGCGTCACCATCAGGAGGCCGCCGCCGAAGAGCAGCAGCCAGGCAAGGATGCGGCCGGGTCCGGTGCGACCGGAGAGCGGCGAGGCGATGGCGCTCATCAGCGATCCCTCAGCAAGCGTAGCTGCAGCAGCGAGACGCAGAGCAGGACGAGAAAGAGCACGACGGTCTGGGCCGCGGCATAGCCCATTTCGAAGGAGGAGAAGGCGGTCTGGTAGATCATCAGTACGAGCGGCTTGGTCGCGTTCAGCGGCCCGCCGGGATCGCTGCTCGTCTGGCTCGTCATGTTGTAGACCTGATCGAAGATCCGCAGGAACCCGATCGAAGAGAAGACGACGAGGAAGATGATCGTCGGCTTGAGAAGCGGCAGGGTGATCCGCCTGAGGATGGCGAGATCAGGGAGCCCGTCGATGCGTGCCGCCTCGTAATAGGTGGTCGGGATGGCGCGTAAGCCCGCGAGGAAGATCACGACCTGGAAGCCCAGCCCCGCCCAGATCGCCGGCGCGAGCACGGCCGGCAGCGCCTGCGTCGTCGAGCGCAGGAAGGGCTGCTGGGGGATGCCGAGCCCGGCGAGCAGGTTGTTGAACAGGCCGATCGGCACCGGCTGGTAGAACCAGCGCCAGACCCAGGCCATCGCCGCCGCCGTGGTGAGGAAGGGCAGGAAGTAGAGCGCCCGGATGAAGCCGTGCATGAAGCGGACGCGGTCGAGATGATAGGCGATCACGAAGGACAGGATCAGGCTCAGCGGCGTACCGATGACGAGGTAGAGGAAGGTGTTGGCGAACACCTTCCAGAATACTGGATCGGTCAGCAGGCGCTCGAAATTGGCGAGACCGACGAAGGCCGGCGGCGTCATCAGGTTCCACCTCGTGGTCGAGATCACGAAGGCCTCGACCGTCGGATAGAAGCGGATCAGCCCGTAGAACAGGATCGGCACGGCGAGGAAGGCCCAGGCCCAGACGACCTGCTTCTGCCGCAGGCTGAGGCCCTGCCAGAGGCGGCCCTGCGCATCGTTATGTCGCGTGAGACTCATTGCAGCTCGAAATGGCTTTGCGCTTACGACTTGTTCGTCACTCCGGGGCGCCGCGAAGCGGCGAGCCTGGAACCCATGAACACGACGCTGTTCCAGCTCGTCATGCTCGCCCTTGCGGCGAGCATCCACGTCTTGAACGCCACCCTGCCCGAATGAAGACGTGGATGGTCGGGACAAGCCCGACCATGACGGAAAGGGCGGTGTTCATGGGTTCCGGGCTCGCGCCTGCGGCGCGCCCCGGAATGACGCTGCGGCTCCAGCGGAACGCTCACTTCTTGTAGAAGCGGTCGAGGATCGCCTGCTCGGCCTTGGCCGCCTCGGCGAGCGCCGCCTTGGGCTCCTGGTTCTGGAGCAGCACGCGGTTGGCCATGTCGAGGATGACCTGGCGCTGCGGCATCTCGTCGACGAACACCGTCGCCTGCGAATAGTTCAGCGCCTTCAGGAACGGGCCGTAAACCGGATGGCCGAGATTCTTCTCGGTCTCGGCCGCGGCCTTGCGCGCCGGCAGCTCGCCGACCGTCTCCAGCCAAAGCTGCATCGATTCCGGCGAGGTGACGAAGGCCATGAACTTTTTCGCCGCCTCGAGCTTCTCGCCCGTCGGCTTGGTGGTGATGGCGTTAACCCAGTAGCTGGCGAAGTTCGACTTCGTCCCGTCCGGTCCGGCCGGCAGCTCGGCGACGCCCCACTCGAAGTTCTTGATGCCGCCGAACGCGCCCAGGCGGAACGAGCCGTCGATCGTCATCGCCGCACGACCGGCGCGGAAGGCGGCTTGGCCCTCGTCCATGAAGCCGGCGAGCCCAACCTTGTGGACGCGCTGGAGATCGGCATACCAGGCCAGCGACTTGGCGCCCGCCTCGCTGTCATAGGTCACCTTGCGGCTGTCGGCGCTGTAGGGCGCACCGCCCATCTGGCGCAGCAGCACCTCGCGCCACCAGTGATAGTCCTGGCCGGGCATGTCGAGCGTGATGCCCGCCTGCAGCATGTTGCCGGCACCGTCGCGCTTCGTGGTCTTCTTGGCGACGTCGAGGAACTCGTCGAGCGTCTTCGGCGGCTTGGCCGGATCGAGCCCCGCCTCCTGGAAAATCTTCTTGTTGTAGAACAGCGCCAGCGAGCGCACCGCCGTCGGCAGGCCGTAATATTCGCCGTCGCGCTTCATCGCCGAGACGATCGGGTAGAATTCCTTCTCGATCATCTCCGGCGGGAAGGCATCGCGCGGCAGCGGCCGGATGACCTTGCCGGCGATGAAGTTGTCGACCCAGCCATAGAAGAGCTGGACCACGTCCGGCCCCTGCCCGGCGGGCGCCGCCGCGACGATCTTGGTCTGGTAGTCGGCATAGGGGAAGGTCGTGTGCTTGACCTTGATATTCGGGTTTGCGGCCTCGAAGCGCTTGATCAGCTCGTTCATCGCCTTGACGCGAGCGTCGAACACATACTGCCAGTATTCGATCTCGACCGCCTGGGCGCGGGCGCCGGCAATGGCGCCGACAGATATCAACATGCCCAGGAACAATCCGCGAAAGCCGCGCATGACCTCTCCCCTCTGGTTGCGACGCCCGTTTCATCCGCTCCCGGCAGGCTGGGCTGTCTGGCGCCATGCTTTTCCCGGCACAGGATCGCTGTCAACAAATTAATTCACTTGAATTGAATTAATAGCCGTCGCAGCTTGTCCCAACGAAGAAGCCCGGTTTCCGATGCCGCACCGCAAGCCTCCCGCAGCGCACAGCGCCGCCCTCGGCGCCAACCCCGAAAGGGCGCGCCACCACAACCGCCGCGTTGTGCTCGAGACCTTCCGTCAGCATGGCCGGCTCGGCCGCTCGGACATCGCCCACCTGACCCGGCTGACCGCCCAGACCGTCTCGAACATCGTCGCCGAATTGCTGGACGAGGGATATCTGATCGAGCTCGGCCGCCGGCGCACGGCGCGTGGCCAGCCGCCGGTCGAGTTCGCCCTCAACGCCGATGGCGGCCTGACAGCGGGCATGGAGATCGCAGCGGACCACATCACCACGGTGCTGGTCGACCTGACCGGGGAAGTGAGGGCACAGCGTGTCGCCCCCCTCCCCGACCTCGCCGTGGAAGCGGTTCAGGCGCTGGCTGCGGGGGAGCTGGCGCGGGCACGAGCGGCGCAAGGGCTTCCGGAGCGCCTGCTCGGCTGCGGCGTGGTGATGCCGGGTCCGTTCGATTTCGAGGGCACGCTTACTGTCGGCTCGACGGCGCTGCCGGGCTGGACCGGCCATGATGTCACCGCGCTGATGAGCGCCGCGCTCGGCACCTCTGTGACGATCGAAAACGACGCCACGGCCGCCGCGGTCGGAGAGCATCTCTACGGGATCGGCCGCAATCTGCGGCATTTCTGCCTGGTCTATTTCGGCCTCGGCCTCGGGCTCGGGCTGATGTTCGATGGCGCGCCCTATCGCGGCGCCTTCGGCAACGCCGGCGAGATCGGCCATATTCCAGTGGTGCCGCACGGCGAGACCTGCATCTGCGGCCGCCAGGGCTGCCTCGAACGCTATGTCTCGCCGTCGGCGCTGCGGGACGTACTGCGCCGCGCCGGCATCGACCAGATCGATGCCGACGGCATCGCACGCCTCCACGCCGAGGGACATCCGGTCGTGACGGGCTGGATCACCCAGGCAGGGGCATTGCTCGCCCCCGTGCTCGGCTTGCTGGAGAACCTGTTCGACCCGGAGACCATCGTGCTCGGCGGCGCACTACCGGACAGCATCATCGACGCGCTGATCGCAGCTGCTGGGCCGTTGCCGCTCTCGGTAGCGCGGCGCGGTGATCGCTCGGTTCCGCGTGTCCAGCGCGGCGCCACGGGCCAATTCACCGCGGCGCTCGGCGCAGCAGCGCTGCCGCTCCTGGACGCGACAGCGCCGCGGCTGGTGCGCAATCCCACAACGGCCGACGAAAACCAGCCCTCGGCGGCCGACGGCGCCGCCCCTTTTTGAGCCCTCCCCCCGGCAACGGGTGTTCTCCACGGGCAGACCGCTCCGGTCCAAGTCCTGCCTTCCGCGGGGCATACGAAGCTTTCGCGCGCGCTCGATGCAGTGGGTGCTGCCTTCGCAGCTTTCGTCGAAATCGGAGGCTCGCCTCACCATCTCGGGGATGACAGAAGCTGGGCCGTTCAATGCGACGCTCCCGGTGGCCTCCGGGCGGTAGGGTCACCATCGTGGCTGCGCTGGTTCTGGGATCGGCGTGCTGGATCTCGTCCCTCGCCAGAGGAGAGGATGTCTCGAGCCGCGATCTGCGTCTGGATGTTCTTCTCGATGGGCAATCCATTGGCCTGATCGGGGCCTTCCGCCAGAACACGAGGGGGGAGATCTCGGCTCGCCGCG
It includes:
- a CDS encoding sugar ABC transporter permease, producing the protein MSLTRHNDAQGRLWQGLSLRQKQVVWAWAFLAVPILFYGLIRFYPTVEAFVISTTRWNLMTPPAFVGLANFERLLTDPVFWKVFANTFLYLVIGTPLSLILSFVIAYHLDRVRFMHGFIRALYFLPFLTTAAAMAWVWRWFYQPVPIGLFNNLLAGLGIPQQPFLRSTTQALPAVLAPAIWAGLGFQVVIFLAGLRAIPTTYYEAARIDGLPDLAILRRITLPLLKPTIIFLVVFSSIGFLRIFDQVYNMTSQTSSDPGGPLNATKPLVLMIYQTAFSSFEMGYAAAQTVVLFLVLLCVSLLQLRLLRDR
- a CDS encoding carbohydrate ABC transporter permease, with the protein product MSAIASPLSGRTGPGRILAWLLLFGGGLLMVTPLAFMFATSLKDSSEIYDLAFFPAHPTLENYVTVLSDGRFLRWFANSFGIAAVVTLSNVFFDSLVGYTLAKFQFRGRYLVFIAILSTLMIPTEMLVIPWYVMAKNFGWLDSYWGIMFPGLMTAFGTFLMKQFFETVPNDFLEAARVDGLNEFAIFWRIAMPLVTPALSALAIFTFLGNWTAFIWPLIVTTSKELYTLPVGLTSFAVEAQVQWELIMTGAALATLPTLTVFLVLQRYIVRGVVLAGLKG
- a CDS encoding extracellular solute-binding protein; protein product: MLISVGAIAGARAQAVEIEYWQYVFDARVKAMNELIKRFEAANPNIKVKHTTFPYADYQTKIVAAAPAGQGPDVVQLFYGWVDNFIAGKVIRPLPRDAFPPEMIEKEFYPIVSAMKRDGEYYGLPTAVRSLALFYNKKIFQEAGLDPAKPPKTLDEFLDVAKKTTKRDGAGNMLQAGITLDMPGQDYHWWREVLLRQMGGAPYSADSRKVTYDSEAGAKSLAWYADLQRVHKVGLAGFMDEGQAAFRAGRAAMTIDGSFRLGAFGGIKNFEWGVAELPAGPDGTKSNFASYWVNAITTKPTGEKLEAAKKFMAFVTSPESMQLWLETVGELPARKAAAETEKNLGHPVYGPFLKALNYSQATVFVDEMPQRQVILDMANRVLLQNQEPKAALAEAAKAEQAILDRFYKK
- a CDS encoding ROK family transcriptional regulator, with translation MPHRKPPAAHSAALGANPERARHHNRRVVLETFRQHGRLGRSDIAHLTRLTAQTVSNIVAELLDEGYLIELGRRRTARGQPPVEFALNADGGLTAGMEIAADHITTVLVDLTGEVRAQRVAPLPDLAVEAVQALAAGELARARAAQGLPERLLGCGVVMPGPFDFEGTLTVGSTALPGWTGHDVTALMSAALGTSVTIENDATAAAVGEHLYGIGRNLRHFCLVYFGLGLGLGLMFDGAPYRGAFGNAGEIGHIPVVPHGETCICGRQGCLERYVSPSALRDVLRRAGIDQIDADGIARLHAEGHPVVTGWITQAGALLAPVLGLLENLFDPETIVLGGALPDSIIDALIAAAGPLPLSVARRGDRSVPRVQRGATGQFTAALGAAALPLLDATAPRLVRNPTTADENQPSAADGAAPF